TCGAGGCCGATCACCGGCCGCCCGAAGAACTCCTGCGCCTCGTCGTGCGAGAGCGGACTGGACCGGAAGCCGCGCCCCGCCAGGACGTACGACGAGGTCACCGCGAAGTCGCCCTCCCCCTCGTTGACGTGGACCGGCTCATGGATCTCGGTGAAACCGTGGCCGCGGAACCAGTCGCGGTGGGCGGCCGCCTCCGGGAACCGTTCCTCGTACGCGAAGCGCGCCCCCAGCACCCGGCCGTCGATGACGGTGGCCCCGTTGGCGGCGAAGACCATGTCCGGCAGGTCGGGGCGGGGTACGAGGAGCTCGACCGTGTGGCCGAGGGCGCGGTAGCGGCCCAGCAGGTCCTCCCACTGGGTCTGTGCCAGCGGGAGGTCGACGGGTTTGGTGGGGTCCATCCAGGGATTGATGGAGTACGTCACCTTGAAATGCGTCGGGGCGCACATCAGGTAGCGGCGGGGTGTGGCTTCACGAGGCAACTGGGGCTCCTCACGAATCGTCGCTGCGGCATTGGTGGCCGCTGCGGCCGGTGCGTCGCACGGGTGTGTGCGTGAGTTCATGGTGCGCCGTCCGGGCCGTGGGCGCAGTGGACCGATCGGGTGGTTCCGTACAGACGTGTGACGTGTGACCGTCTCGTCCCGTGCACGAGCCGTGGCCACCCCCTTCCAGGGGCTCCGATCACCGGAAATTCATCTGCCATTTCATGACAATAGGTGTGCTAGCGGTCATCGCCGGGCATCGGCTGCCGTACCCCGCTTCAGGACTCTGGCCACCCGAAGCGCAGGATGGTGGGACCATGGGCAGGGGCAACGCTTGAGGTAAGGGGATAGATGGGCGCCGATTTCAGCCGCGGTCGCGGCTCAGAGAACAGGTTTTCCCACTGGCTGCGCCGACGGCCCAAACCGCAGCAGAGCGATGTCGACGGCACCGCGCGGGAGGCGCTGCTCCTGGCTGTCGCCGAGGCCGGGATGCCGATCGCGCCCGCCGCCCACCCGGTCGGCTACCGATGTTCGTGCGAACGTGTCGGTTGTCCCACCCCCGCCAGGCACCCGATCTCCTTCGCCTGGCAGACGCAGTCCACGACCGACCGCGCACAGATCGAGCGCTGGGCCCAGAGTCAGCCGCAGGCCAACTTCATCACGGCGACCGGCATGATCCACGACGTTCTCGACGTCCCGCTGTCGGCGGGCACACAGGCGCTGGAACGGCTGCTTGCCGCCGGTATCGAGGTGGGCCCGGTGGCCAGGTCCGGCGACGACCGGATGCTCTTCTTCACGGCGACGCGCGGTACGCCGGAGGACGAGGACGAGTGGTGGCCGTGCGAGCTGGACTGCCACCCCGAGACGATGGACGAGCACCCCGGACTGCGGTGGCACTGCCGAGGCAGCTATGTGCTGCTGCCGCCGGCGATGCTCCCGGGTGAGCTGGACGTGCGCTGGGTGCGGGGGCCGGAGAACCCGCTGCCCGACCCGCTGACCTTGCTGGAGACCCTGACGGACGCGTGTGCGCGGTTCGTGGGCTCCGCGGAGCAGAGCGACGTCGACCATGAGTCGGTGGCCTGGCCGCTGAGCCGGTAGCCGGGGCGGGAGTGAGGCAGAGGGGTCCGCCCAGGACCCCTTCGCCGCTGTCGGCCCCGGTACGGGATCCGCTCAGGCTCCCTTCGCCGTTGCCGGCCCCGGTACGGGATCCGCCTAGGACCCCTTCGCCGCCGTCAGCCCCGGTACGCGGTTCAGCATGATCACCTTGCCCGACCCGGCGCCCTTCTTCGGGACGTACACCAGCTGGCTGGAGATCCGCTCCTTCGTGAGCGTGCTCTGCACCTCACCGGTCAGCAGCGCCGCGACGTCCTGGGAGACCACCGGGCGCAGCCCCTTCGCCGCGGTCTGCTGCTCGAAGTGCTTGCTGCTGAAGAAGACCAGCGCGCCGCCGTCCGCGGTCTCCAGGCCGAGCGGCCCGAACGCCCCGCTGTTCAGCGGCTGGTCGATGTACTGGTACGAGAAGCCGGCCCGTCGGGTGTTCAGGCGGGTGTTGCGCCATACCGAGGTGGACGATCCGGGAGCGAACACATCCGGCGTGCCCTTTTGCAGGTACCCCGTGTACTGCGCGCCCAAGTCCTTGGGAGCCACTGCCAGTTCCGTGTTGTCCCCGGCCACCGGCACGGCGCGACCCTCGCCGTCCTTCGCGAAGTCCGGGAGCTGGGACGGGGTGGCGACCGACAGATAGGCGGCCTTCCACTCCGCGTCGGGGCCGGACTTGACGAAGACGAACAGCCAGCGGGTGTCCAGCTTCCCGCTGTCCTGGTCGCGGTTGGAGTCCGTGTCCGCGAGGAACCAGCGCGGCCAGCCGGCCTTCTTCGGGATGACGTAGTTCGCGTCGGTCAGTTCCAGCGGCCGGTGGTTCGCGTTGCCGTTCGGGTTGTTCTTCTGCCGGGCCCGCAGACCCGCCTGGTTGATCGCGCCGAGCGGGCCGGTGACCCGGTCCGCGTCCAGCGCGGGGTCGTAGGCCTTGTCCGCCGCGTTGTACGCGGTGGTGAAGTCCTCCAGGGCCGACGCGGCCTCAGACCGCGTCGCCGCCGGGACGACTTCCAGCTCGCCGTGCACCGTCACGCACCCGCTCGCCGTCATGGTCAGCACCGTCGCTGCCGCGAGCCCCGTCGCCAGCCGAACCGGCCTCAGGCTTCTCATCCGTTGCTTTCCGCGCCTTCTGATCCGTCGCACCCGCTGCGGGGCCCTCTGACCGTCCGAACCCTACCGGGGAGAGGAACAGCGCGAGGGTGGGGATCAGATACAGCGCCCACACCGTGATCTGGAGAACGGTCGGATCGGGCTGGAAGTTGAACGTCCCCTTCAGCAGGGTGCCGTACCAGCTGTCCGGCGGAATCGTGGCGCTGATGTCGAACGCCCGGTTCTGCAGACCGCCGAGGAACTCGGCCTCCTGCAAGTCGTGGACGCCGTACGCGAGCACACCCGCCGCGACGACCACCAGCATGCCGCCCGTCCAGGTGAAGAACTTCGCCAGGTTGATCTTCAGCGCGCCCCGGTAGAACAGCCAGCCCAGCACGACGGCCGTGGCGATGCCCAGCACCGCGCCGATCATCGGATGCCAGCCGTCGTCCGCCGCGTGCACCGCACGCCACACGAACAGCGAGGTCTCCAGGCCCTCACGGCCCACCGCGAGCAGCGCCGTGGCGACCAGGGCGCCGGTGCCCATCGCGAGCGCCGCGTCGAGCTTGCCGTGCAGCTCCGCCTTGAGATGCCGTGCGGTGCGGCGCATCCAGAAGACCATCCAGGTCACCAGGCCGACCGAGAGGATGGACAGCGAACCGCCCAGCGCCTCCTGAGCCTTGAACGTCATCTCCTGCGAACCGAATTCGAGACCGGCGCCGAAGGCCAGACTGACGACGATCGCGATGGCGACACCGATCCAGATCGGCAGCAGCTTGTGCCGGTTGCCGGTCTTCACCAGGTACGCGATGAGAATGCAGACGACCAGGCTGGCCTCAAGGCCCTCGCGCAGGCCGATCAGGAAGTTGCTGAACACGTTTCGGTTCCCTTTCCGCTTCGAGTCCCGTTACGAGAACAGCGCCCGGCCCCACCAGTCGTCCTTGTCGCGGACGCCCGGCGGGACGGCGAAGTGCGCCGAACCCACGTGCTGGATGTACTCGTTGAGTGCGTCGTGTGCCGCCAGGCGCCGCTGCAGCGGTACGAACGCCGTGCGGGTGTCGCGCTGGTAGGCGAGGAAGAACAGCCCGGCGTCGAGCCGGCCCAGGCCGTCGGTGCCGTCGGTGAAGGAGTAGCCGCGCCGCAGGATCGTCGCCCCGTCATTGGTGTCGGGGTGCGCGAGCCGTACGTGCGCGCTCGGCAGCATGGCCTTCAGGAACGGCTCGTCGCGCTCCTTGGCCCTGCCGACCGGGGCGCCCTCGCCCTTGTCGCGGCCGAATACGTCCTCCTGCTCCTGCAGCCCGGTCCGGTCCCAGGTCTCGATGTGCATCCGGATGCGCCGGGCCACCAGGTAGGAACCCCCGGTCATCCAGCCGCCCTTGTCCTTCTCGCCGACCCACACGTGCTGGTCGAGGGCGGCGGTGTCGGTGCCGGAGATGTTCCGGGTGCCGTCCTTGAAGCCCATCATGTTGCGCGGGGTCTGGGCGTCGGGCGTCGTCGAGGACGTCTTGCCGAAGCCCAGCTGGGACCAGCGGATCGCGGTGCGGCCCATGCCGATCCTGGCGAGGTTGCGGATGGCGTGCACCGCGACCTGCGGGTCGTCCGCACAGGCCTGGACGCACAGGTCGCCGCCGCTGCGGGCCTTGTCGAGGTTGTCGCCCGGGAACTTCGGCAGCTCGACGAGCGCGTCGGGGCGCCTGTCCTCCAGGCCGAACCGCCCCTTGGCGAACAGCGAGGGGCCGAAGCCGATCGTCAGCGTCAGCCGCGACGGCTTGAGCCCCAGGGCCTCGCCCGTGTCGTCCGGCGGCGCCTCGGCCAGGCCCCCGTAGGCGCCGTCGCCGACCGCGTGGCCGGCCGTCATCCGCTCGGCCGCCCGGGTCCACTCCTTGAGCAGCGCGACCAGTTCCGCCCGGTCCTTCGTCGTCACGTCGAACGCCGCGAAGTGCAGCCGGTCCTGGACGGCCGTGGCGATACCGGCCTGGTGCGCACCGTGGAACGGCACAGCCGCGCCGCTGTCCGCGGCCGTCACGGGGGTGTCCCCGGAGCCCACCGCGGCCACCGCGCCGCCGGCCGCCACCGCGCCGAGCGCGAGCCCGGCGCCGCCCCAGCCGAGCAGCGCCCGCCGCGACGGGGCGCCCGCCGGGGTCTCGTCGTCGGATGTCTGCCGATTCTGCTCGGACATGCCCGGAACCTCTTTCCGGCCGGTTACTTCGTCACCGCGGCGGCGAGCCGCGAGAGGGGCTCGGCCAGCGCGTTGACCGCGTCCGACAGCTCCTTGCGGTCCGCCTTGCCGACCTTCTCGTACGACGTGAACACGTAGGAGTTCTTGTCCGTGCGGTACTTGTCCAGCAGCGTGTTCAACGCAGCGAACTGCTTGTCCAGGGAGGAGGTCAGCGCCGCGTCGTTCTTCGTGGCGATCGGCTTCAGCAGCTCGTAGGACTTCTCCGCGCCCTCGACGTTGGCCTTGAAGTCGACCAGGTCGGTGTGGCTGTAGCGCTCCTCCTCACCGGTGACCTTGCCGGTGGCGACCTCGTCGAGGAGCTCCTTGGCGCCGTTGGCCATCGAGGTCGGGGTGATCTCCGCCGTGCCGACCCGCTTCTGCCAGTCGAGGAGGTCCTTGTAGAGGGTGGGCGCGAGCGCCTTCTCCTCGGCGCCCAGCTTCTTGTCCTGCCACAGCGCCTTCTCCAGGCGGTGCCAGCCGGTCCACTTCTGGCCGTCCTCCAGGCCGTCCTCGCGGACGTCGACCTTCGGGTCGATGTCGCCGAAGGACTCGGCGACCGGCTCGGTGCGCTCCCAGCCGATACGGGAGTCGGCGTACGCCTTCTTCGCGGCCTCGATGTCACCGGCGGCGACGGCGTCCGTGAAGACCTTGACCTTGGGCAGCGTCTCGTCGGCCTGCGCCTGGACGTAGGTGCGGTAGGCGGCGACGGCCTTGTCCATCTCGGGGCTGCGCTTGGCCACCTTGCCGCCGCTCACCTCGATCTTCTGCCGGATGCCGTGGCCCTTCATGCCGGGCTTGCAGGCGATCTCGTACGAACCGGCCTTGATCTCGGCGGTGATGGTGGCCTTGGTACCCGGGCCGATGTTCTCGCGCTCGGCGACGATGCGGTCGTCCGGGAACAGGACGTAGACCTCGGTGACCTTGGAACCCTTGTTCTGCACGGCCAGCTCGATGTGCCCGGCCGGCAGCTTCGTCTTCGAGACCTCGCAGGAGTCGTCCTTGGCGACGACCTGGACGGCGCCCTCGCCCTTGCCGTCGCTCTTCTCGGCGCAGCCCGTGACAGCGGTCAGAGCGGCCACGGTGGCGGCAGCGGTGACGACGGAGAAACGAACGGCTCGCATACGGGCTCCACTTGAGATGAAGGAGAAGGGAGAAACGGATCGGACAAAGGTGGGTGAGGCGGACCTAACTTAACCGAGGCTTACCTGACCGATACCCACCCGTGCAGTGATTCAGCTCTCACTGGGGACTCACAGGAACGGAAGGATCACAGCCGACCCATGAGCGAGCCCCGAACGGGTCAAGCGATGGTCAAGAGGCCCTTTCCGGGACGACGAGAGGCACCCCGGTCCGCGGATGCGGGAACACCTCGACGGGCTGCCGGTAGACCCCGCTGAGCAACGCACTCGTGAACACCTCGCCCGGCGGACCGGCCACCGCGATCCGACCGTCGTGCAGCACGGCGGCCCGGTCCGCGTACGAGGCCGCGAGGCCCAGGTCGTGCAGGACGACGACGACCGCGTCCCCGGCGGCGGCGCGCTCCCGGCAGATCCGCAGCACCAGTTCCTGATGGCGCAGGTCGAGCGCGGCGGTCGGCTCGTCGAGCAGCAGCAGCGGGGCGCGCTGCGCCAGCACCCGGGCCAGTGCGACCCGGGCCCGCTCGCCGCCGGACAGCGCGGAGAAGGGGCGGGCCGCGAACGCGGTCACCTCGGTGGCCGCCATCGCCGCGCGGACCGCGGGATCGTCCTCGTCGGCCCGGTCCGTCCCGGCCCAGGGTGCCCGGCCCATCCGTACGACGTCCTCCACAGGGAACGGGAAGGAGAGCGCCGCGGACTGCGGCAGCACGGCCCGGCGCAGCGCCAGCTCGGGTGCGGACCAGTCGGTGACCGGCCGCCCGTCGATCCGTACCTCCCCGCCGTCGGGGGGCAGGTCGGCGGCCAGCGCGGCCAGCAGGGTCGACTTGCCCGCCCCGTTCGGGCCGACGAGCGCCAGCACCTCGCCCGCGTGCGCCGTCAGGTCGATGGAGTCGAGCACCTGCCGCCCGCCCAGGCGTACCCGCAGCCCGAGCGCCTCGGCGACCGGATCGCCGGGCGAGACGGGCGCGGGCAGCTGCCGGCCCCGTACCGCGAAGAGGTTCCGCAGCGTCCTCATGCCCAACCACCTTGCTTGCGACGGGTCCTGCGCAGCAGCCAGAAGAAGAACGGGCTGCCGAAGAGCGCGGTCAGCACACCGAGCGGCAGCTCGGCGGGGTCGGCGACGGTACGGGCCGCGAGGTCGCCCGCGACGAGTACCAGCGCACCGCCGAGCGCGCTGCCGGGCACGAGGAAGCGGTGCCCCGGCCCGTTCGCCATCCGCAGCAGATGCGGCACCAGCAGCCCCACGAACGAGATGATCCCGGCGACCGCCACCGCGGCGGCGGTCAGCAGCGCCACGACGAGCACCAGCACGATGCGCAGCCGCTCGACGTCGACGCCGAGGTGCCGGGCCGGCCGCTCGCCGAGCGCGAGCAGGTCCAGCTTCCGTGCGTAGAAGGGCGCGAGGACGAGCCCGAGCACCGCGCACGGCAGCACGGCCAGCACCTTCGGCCAGGTGGCCTGGGCCAGCGAACCGAGCTGCCAGAAGGTGATCTGGGTGATCTGCGCGTTGTCGGCGAAGAAGATGAACAGGCCGATCAGTGCGCCCGCGAAGGCGTTGACGGCGATGCCGGTGAGGATCAGCGTCACCACCTCCGTACGGCCGCCGGACCGCGACAGCGCGTACACCAGCAGCACGGTCAGCAGACCGGCGACGAACGCGCAGACGGTGATCGTCCAGTTGCCGAAGAAGCTCAGCCCGAGCGCGATCGAGGCGACCGCGCCGACCGCCGCCCCCGCGGAGATCCCGATGACGCCCGGCTCGGCGAGCGGATTGCCGAACACGCCCTGCATCAGGGCCCCCGCGCAGCCGAGCGACGCGCCGACCAGCAGGGCGAGGACGACGCGCGGCAGCCGTACGTTCCACAGGACGCTCTCGCCGATCCGGTCCAGGGCGTGACCGCCGAGCCCGATCCGGTGCTGGACGGAGGCGAGGACATCGTCGAGCGGGATGCTGTACGCGCCGAGGCCGGCGGACAGCAGGCAGCACAGGAGCAGGGCGGCGAGCAGCCCGGCGGTCAGGGTGGCAGCCGTGGAGCGGCGCGCGCGGGGGACCGCCTGGCCGGCGGATGCTTCGTGTGCGGTGGTCACTTGGCCGCACCGGCCTCGGGGTGGAGCTGGGCGACCAGTTCGCTCAGCACCCGGTCCGTGCGCGGCCCGTAGTTCAGCAGCACCCCGTCGTCGACGGAGAGGATCCGGCGGTCCAGGCCCGCCGGGGTCTCGGCGACGCCCGGAATCTTCACCAGCCCGTCGACACCGCCGACCGAGTCGAGCCCCTTCGTCATCACGAGGATCGCGTCGGGGGCCGCCTTGGCCAGGGCCTCGCTGGTGATGGCGGTGAAGTCCTTCTTCAGTCCGGACGCCTTGCCCGCGTCGACCGCGCCCGCCGCCTCCAGCAGCGAACTCGCCCCGGACTCCCGCCCGCCCAGCAGATACACGGACGCGGAGCCGCGCAGATAGAGGAAGGCGACCCGCGGCTTCTTCGCCCCGTCGGCCGGTGCGGGGACGGACTTCCGCACGGCGTCGATGCGGTCCTGGGTGCGCCTGTCGAGCTCGTCGCCGGACTTCGGTACGCCGAGGGCGGCGGCCACCGTGTCGATCCGGCGGCCCACGTCGGCGAGTTCCTTGGCCGGTTCGACGACCACGAGCGGAATCCCGGCGTCCCGGATCTGGCCGATGGCCTCGGCCGGTCCTGTCGTGGTGTCGGCGAGGACGACGGTGGGCCGCAGGGACAGGACGCTCTCCGCCGACACGTCGTGGGCCCGGGTCACCACGGGGAGCTTCGCCGCCTGTTCGAAGGTGGCGGTGATGTCGCGGGCCACGACCTGCTTGCCGAGGCCGAGCGTGAAGACGATCTCGCTCAGGCTGCCGGTCAGCGGCACGATCCGGTCCGCCGATGTGATGGTGGTCCGCTCGCCGTCCGCCGATGTGACGGTGACGGGCAACTGCGGTGCCGGTGCCGTGGCCAGCGGCTCGATCCGGTCCGCCGCCGGAGCCGTGGAGGCCCCGGCGCCCGCGGCCTTCGCCGCGGGAGTCCCCGTATCCCCGCATCCGGCCAGCAGCAGCGCCGTCGCCAGGAGGGCGGCCGTCAGAACGCCGGTGCGTCTGCGCCGCGGTTGCCCGGCGCCCCGGCCCGGCGGGGCGAAGTCCTTGTCGAAGCGCACTGGGGCACCGTCCTGTCGTTCTGCGGCGTGCAGTTGGTAAGGGATTGAGAGGGAATGTGACGGAAGGGGGTACCGGCACAGGATGTACATATCTTAGGTTAGCCTTACCTGACTTTCTAGATCCCGGAGGGGCCCCTCATGTCCTCGTTCAGACCTGCCCGCGCGCTTGCCGTCGCGCTTCTCGCGGTACTGCCGGCAGCGTTGCTCCCGGCCACCACCGCGCATGCGGCGACCCGCACGGTGCAGGGCGGACGGCTGGACTGGGGCATCAAGTCCTCCTTCCAGAGCTACGTCACGGGCCCGATCGCCCAGGGCAGTTGGGGCCTGACGGGCGGCGCGGCAACGGTCGGCGGCAGCCAGTTCCGCTTCCACTCCGCGACCGGTTCCTACGATCCGGCGAGCGGTGCGTTCCGGGCCGGCTTCTCGGGCG
This genomic interval from Streptomyces sp. NBC_00464 contains the following:
- a CDS encoding heme ABC transporter ATP-binding protein; the protein is MRTLRNLFAVRGRQLPAPVSPGDPVAEALGLRVRLGGRQVLDSIDLTAHAGEVLALVGPNGAGKSTLLAALAADLPPDGGEVRIDGRPVTDWSAPELALRRAVLPQSAALSFPFPVEDVVRMGRAPWAGTDRADEDDPAVRAAMAATEVTAFAARPFSALSGGERARVALARVLAQRAPLLLLDEPTAALDLRHQELVLRICRERAAAGDAVVVVLHDLGLAASYADRAAVLHDGRIAVAGPPGEVFTSALLSGVYRQPVEVFPHPRTGVPLVVPERAS
- the ddaH gene encoding dimethylargininase, coding for MNSRTHPCDAPAAAATNAAATIREEPQLPREATPRRYLMCAPTHFKVTYSINPWMDPTKPVDLPLAQTQWEDLLGRYRALGHTVELLVPRPDLPDMVFAANGATVIDGRVLGARFAYEERFPEAAAHRDWFRGHGFTEIHEPVHVNEGEGDFAVTSSYVLAGRGFRSSPLSHDEAQEFFGRPVIGLDLVDPRYYHLDTALSVLDDAADEIMYYPAAFSPGSRAVLARLFPDALIAREADAAAFGLNAVSDGLHVLLPQAATGLFDPLRDRGFEPVPMDLGELLKGGGSVKCCTQELRG
- the efeU gene encoding iron uptake transporter permease EfeU — encoded protein: MFSNFLIGLREGLEASLVVCILIAYLVKTGNRHKLLPIWIGVAIAIVVSLAFGAGLEFGSQEMTFKAQEALGGSLSILSVGLVTWMVFWMRRTARHLKAELHGKLDAALAMGTGALVATALLAVGREGLETSLFVWRAVHAADDGWHPMIGAVLGIATAVVLGWLFYRGALKINLAKFFTWTGGMLVVVAAGVLAYGVHDLQEAEFLGGLQNRAFDISATIPPDSWYGTLLKGTFNFQPDPTVLQITVWALYLIPTLALFLSPVGFGRSEGPAAGATDQKARKATDEKPEAGSAGDGARGSDGADHDGERVRDGARRAGSRPGGDAV
- the efeO gene encoding iron uptake system protein EfeO encodes the protein MRAVRFSVVTAAATVAALTAVTGCAEKSDGKGEGAVQVVAKDDSCEVSKTKLPAGHIELAVQNKGSKVTEVYVLFPDDRIVAERENIGPGTKATITAEIKAGSYEIACKPGMKGHGIRQKIEVSGGKVAKRSPEMDKAVAAYRTYVQAQADETLPKVKVFTDAVAAGDIEAAKKAYADSRIGWERTEPVAESFGDIDPKVDVREDGLEDGQKWTGWHRLEKALWQDKKLGAEEKALAPTLYKDLLDWQKRVGTAEITPTSMANGAKELLDEVATGKVTGEEERYSHTDLVDFKANVEGAEKSYELLKPIATKNDAALTSSLDKQFAALNTLLDKYRTDKNSYVFTSYEKVGKADRKELSDAVNALAEPLSRLAAAVTK
- a CDS encoding FecCD family ABC transporter permease, whose translation is MTTAHEASAGQAVPRARRSTAATLTAGLLAALLLCCLLSAGLGAYSIPLDDVLASVQHRIGLGGHALDRIGESVLWNVRLPRVVLALLVGASLGCAGALMQGVFGNPLAEPGVIGISAGAAVGAVASIALGLSFFGNWTITVCAFVAGLLTVLLVYALSRSGGRTEVVTLILTGIAVNAFAGALIGLFIFFADNAQITQITFWQLGSLAQATWPKVLAVLPCAVLGLVLAPFYARKLDLLALGERPARHLGVDVERLRIVLVLVVALLTAAAVAVAGIISFVGLLVPHLLRMANGPGHRFLVPGSALGGALVLVAGDLAARTVADPAELPLGVLTALFGSPFFFWLLRRTRRKQGGWA
- a CDS encoding bifunctional DNA primase/polymerase; the protein is MGADFSRGRGSENRFSHWLRRRPKPQQSDVDGTAREALLLAVAEAGMPIAPAAHPVGYRCSCERVGCPTPARHPISFAWQTQSTTDRAQIERWAQSQPQANFITATGMIHDVLDVPLSAGTQALERLLAAGIEVGPVARSGDDRMLFFTATRGTPEDEDEWWPCELDCHPETMDEHPGLRWHCRGSYVLLPPAMLPGELDVRWVRGPENPLPDPLTLLETLTDACARFVGSAEQSDVDHESVAWPLSR
- a CDS encoding heme/hemin ABC transporter substrate-binding protein, with protein sequence MRFDKDFAPPGRGAGQPRRRRTGVLTAALLATALLLAGCGDTGTPAAKAAGAGASTAPAADRIEPLATAPAPQLPVTVTSADGERTTITSADRIVPLTGSLSEIVFTLGLGKQVVARDITATFEQAAKLPVVTRAHDVSAESVLSLRPTVVLADTTTGPAEAIGQIRDAGIPLVVVEPAKELADVGRRIDTVAAALGVPKSGDELDRRTQDRIDAVRKSVPAPADGAKKPRVAFLYLRGSASVYLLGGRESGASSLLEAAGAVDAGKASGLKKDFTAITSEALAKAAPDAILVMTKGLDSVGGVDGLVKIPGVAETPAGLDRRILSVDDGVLLNYGPRTDRVLSELVAQLHPEAGAAK
- the efeB gene encoding iron uptake transporter deferrochelatase/peroxidase subunit, producing MSEQNRQTSDDETPAGAPSRRALLGWGGAGLALGAVAAGGAVAAVGSGDTPVTAADSGAAVPFHGAHQAGIATAVQDRLHFAAFDVTTKDRAELVALLKEWTRAAERMTAGHAVGDGAYGGLAEAPPDDTGEALGLKPSRLTLTIGFGPSLFAKGRFGLEDRRPDALVELPKFPGDNLDKARSGGDLCVQACADDPQVAVHAIRNLARIGMGRTAIRWSQLGFGKTSSTTPDAQTPRNMMGFKDGTRNISGTDTAALDQHVWVGEKDKGGWMTGGSYLVARRIRMHIETWDRTGLQEQEDVFGRDKGEGAPVGRAKERDEPFLKAMLPSAHVRLAHPDTNDGATILRRGYSFTDGTDGLGRLDAGLFFLAYQRDTRTAFVPLQRRLAAHDALNEYIQHVGSAHFAVPPGVRDKDDWWGRALFS